In Idiomarina sp. PL1-037, a single genomic region encodes these proteins:
- a CDS encoding DUF1328 domain-containing protein, whose amino-acid sequence MLRWVLIFLAVAVVAAILGFGGIAGTAAGIAKIIFYIFIILFAISLVVRLLQGNKRL is encoded by the coding sequence ATGTTGCGTTGGGTTCTTATCTTTCTAGCTGTGGCTGTAGTTGCTGCTATTTTAGGCTTTGGTGGAATTGCGGGAACAGCAGCCGGAATCGCTAAAATTATCTTCTATATCTTTATTATTCTCTTTGCAATTTCTTTAGTTGTTCGCCTGCTTCAGGGTAATAAAAGGCTTTAA
- a CDS encoding TIGR02285 family protein: MTFNKQLVALYTALSIVVLFSSSSLAGQEDIIWGVNSSPPFHIFDGKYEEQGFCDALVSSFQRQLPELSHKVRKLPSRRITMLMRKNKNLCFPCLIKEASYNSEFNYTKTTHRYQPHGIITRADTAARIIGKYGQPVDFSSLVQDSNLRFAQPAERRYGRLQPLLEEHLIDSDNFSFISGDNAHINLLTMIVNERIDYTIDYEMVMTYYNKTKFKSNGLVFLPIEEYEGVVIEGAVGCSNNEWGHKAVRHLNAVINELQADPDFQQSLDQWLGTNRPMFD, encoded by the coding sequence ATGACCTTTAACAAGCAACTTGTTGCGCTGTACACCGCATTATCTATAGTGGTTTTGTTTAGCTCAAGCAGCCTTGCCGGGCAGGAGGACATTATCTGGGGAGTAAACTCCTCTCCCCCTTTTCATATATTTGATGGCAAGTACGAAGAGCAAGGTTTTTGCGATGCTTTAGTCAGCAGCTTTCAGCGCCAGCTACCGGAACTGTCGCACAAGGTCAGAAAGTTGCCCTCCCGCCGCATCACCATGCTTATGCGAAAGAACAAGAATCTGTGTTTTCCCTGCCTGATTAAAGAAGCAAGTTATAATTCCGAATTTAATTACACCAAAACAACTCACCGGTACCAACCGCACGGTATTATTACCCGTGCTGACACAGCGGCCAGGATCATTGGAAAGTATGGTCAACCAGTAGATTTTTCCAGTCTGGTTCAGGACTCAAACTTACGCTTTGCGCAACCCGCTGAACGCCGTTACGGCCGCCTGCAGCCTCTGCTGGAAGAGCACCTTATTGATTCAGATAATTTCAGTTTCATCAGCGGCGACAATGCCCACATCAATTTGCTGACCATGATAGTCAACGAGCGTATTGATTACACTATCGATTATGAAATGGTCATGACTTACTACAACAAAACCAAGTTTAAAAGCAATGGACTGGTGTTTTTGCCTATTGAAGAATACGAGGGTGTGGTTATAGAGGGAGCGGTTGGCTGCAGTAATAATGAGTGGGGACATAAAGCCGTTCGACACCTTAATGCGGTCATCAACGAGCTTCAAGCTGATCCGGACTTTCAGCAAAGCCTGGATCAGTGGCTAGGAACCAATCGCCCAATGTTTGATTAA
- a CDS encoding TetR/AcrR family transcriptional regulator codes for MTKNDTRQNIITIGADLISIHGFVSTGLNKILSEAQVPKGSFYHYFKSKNDFGLAVIETYAEDYEARMDETLANEKLEPVDRLRSYLRRSVEDLKSCDFSKGCLIGNLGQEMASQSDLFRERLNDIFSDWEQRIARCLKTAQDAQQIQQCIDTEQMGAFILSGWQGALLRAKVQRSMLPLLRFEDMILKQLGAVDQ; via the coding sequence ATGACTAAGAATGACACGCGACAAAATATCATAACAATCGGTGCTGACCTGATATCCATACACGGGTTCGTCAGCACCGGGTTGAATAAAATTCTGAGCGAGGCGCAGGTGCCCAAGGGCTCTTTTTATCATTACTTCAAAAGTAAGAATGATTTTGGCCTAGCTGTTATCGAAACCTACGCCGAGGATTATGAAGCACGCATGGACGAAACTCTGGCCAACGAAAAACTGGAACCAGTTGATCGTTTGCGCAGCTATTTGCGTCGCTCGGTAGAGGACTTAAAGTCGTGTGATTTTTCCAAAGGCTGCTTAATAGGCAACCTAGGTCAGGAAATGGCCTCGCAGAGTGATTTATTTCGCGAACGGTTAAATGACATTTTTTCTGACTGGGAGCAGCGTATTGCGCGGTGTTTAAAAACTGCGCAGGACGCACAGCAAATTCAGCAATGCATTGACACCGAACAGATGGGAGCCTTCATTCTTTCTGGTTGGCAGGGAGCATTACTGCGAGCCAAAGTTCAGCGTTCTATGCTGCCGCTACTGCGTTTTGAAGACATGATATTAAAGCAGTTAGGGGCAGTCGACCAATAG
- a CDS encoding M14 family metallopeptidase: MLKRMLSRVTAAALVIVALPSMAVTKDLSYYLPQDVSYNPEITKPKDVLGYQVGEWHARPEQIVKYMEVLAEESDRITLEVTGRTHEQRPLLLLTVTSEDNHRNIDDVRERHLAAADPNRDADPDNTPVVMYMGYSIHGDESSGSNAAILFAYYLAAAEGEAVDELLNDSVILLDPAFNPDGLARFAQWANQHRSQNLVADPQHREHVQPFIRGRVNHYWFDMNRDWLLLQHPESRARVANFQKWKPNVLTDYHEMGTNSTYFFQPGIPSRKNPLTPDENVRLTEILAAEHADSLDDIGSLYYTEESFDDFYYGKGSTYPDIQGAVGILFEQASSRGHLQDSVNGEVSFPFTIRNQFVASLSTIYGTHKNKSRFIEFQERAYDESMEAAQKTKFEGYLIGDSSDPSRVEGLLKIFKQHGIKAYRVEKDIEQNGTQFKAGSSYYIPLAQAQYGLIQGIFSTRKNFPNNTFYDVSGWTLPLAFNVPFETHRGRIQIADNAWDAPKRKTSALTDAYAYAFNWNDYHAPGLLQELLEQNIHVRQTTKPFTVKGEQGRQEFSAGSIVVPKAYQQLEWRDVQRRLATAAKEKGIQVTSIETGLTPEGVDLGSRNIQPVDEPSVMMLTGAGVNLYEAGEAWYYLDRHVGIPLSMVDTERLSSADLTRYSHIIMVDGHYSNLDKQLRKKIQNWVSQGGTIIGQRGGAEWLAENGLLQTRFVDDAVFQNAFAKKQLSYEERNDFYAEQRIAGAIFSMDVDTSHPLFFGFPRDQMPVFKNTAAAMEEPESPFVSVARYSEQPLMSGYTDERNREILKGKTNIAAHRLGSGQVIGFADNVNFRAYFWGTAKLLSNAIYLAPRIQVYAKKLDDKAAADATAEAH; this comes from the coding sequence ATGTTGAAGCGAATGTTAAGCCGTGTCACCGCGGCCGCATTGGTCATCGTTGCCCTGCCTTCTATGGCGGTAACAAAAGACCTTTCTTACTACCTGCCACAGGATGTCAGTTACAATCCGGAAATTACCAAGCCTAAAGATGTGCTGGGTTATCAGGTTGGTGAATGGCATGCCCGCCCCGAGCAAATTGTAAAATATATGGAAGTTCTGGCCGAAGAGTCAGATCGTATTACGCTGGAAGTCACCGGTCGCACACATGAGCAGCGTCCTTTGTTACTTCTGACCGTCACTTCAGAAGACAACCACCGCAATATTGATGACGTTCGTGAGCGTCATTTGGCCGCCGCTGATCCAAACCGTGATGCTGATCCGGACAATACCCCAGTGGTCATGTACATGGGTTATAGTATTCACGGGGACGAATCGAGCGGCAGTAATGCAGCAATATTGTTTGCTTATTACCTTGCAGCCGCTGAAGGCGAAGCCGTAGATGAGCTTTTGAATGATTCCGTTATTCTGCTTGATCCGGCGTTTAACCCGGACGGTCTTGCCCGCTTTGCACAATGGGCAAACCAGCACCGCAGCCAGAACCTGGTTGCCGACCCTCAACACCGGGAACATGTACAACCCTTTATTCGTGGCCGGGTTAACCACTACTGGTTCGATATGAACCGTGACTGGTTGTTGCTACAGCACCCTGAATCGCGCGCGCGCGTTGCAAACTTTCAAAAGTGGAAGCCAAACGTACTGACCGATTATCACGAAATGGGAACCAACAGCACGTATTTCTTCCAGCCGGGTATTCCGTCTCGTAAAAACCCATTAACGCCGGATGAAAACGTGCGCTTAACAGAAATTTTGGCGGCAGAACACGCTGACTCGCTGGATGATATTGGCAGCCTGTATTACACCGAAGAATCATTTGATGATTTTTACTATGGCAAAGGCTCTACCTACCCTGACATTCAGGGAGCTGTCGGCATTCTATTTGAACAAGCATCCAGCCGCGGACACCTGCAGGACTCGGTTAATGGTGAGGTCAGCTTCCCGTTCACTATTCGTAACCAGTTTGTCGCCTCTCTCAGTACCATTTACGGCACTCACAAAAATAAAAGTCGTTTTATTGAGTTTCAGGAGCGTGCGTACGATGAAAGTATGGAAGCTGCGCAAAAGACGAAATTCGAAGGTTATTTAATTGGAGACTCAAGCGATCCGTCGCGTGTGGAAGGCTTACTGAAAATCTTTAAGCAGCACGGTATTAAAGCTTACCGCGTAGAAAAAGATATTGAGCAAAATGGCACTCAGTTTAAAGCCGGAAGCAGTTATTATATCCCTCTGGCTCAGGCTCAATACGGTTTGATTCAGGGAATATTCAGTACGCGCAAGAACTTCCCGAACAATACCTTCTACGATGTTTCGGGCTGGACTTTACCGTTAGCTTTTAACGTACCATTTGAGACTCACCGTGGTCGTATTCAAATAGCGGATAACGCCTGGGATGCGCCAAAACGTAAAACATCAGCTCTCACTGATGCTTACGCCTACGCATTTAACTGGAACGACTACCACGCTCCGGGCTTATTACAGGAGTTGCTGGAGCAGAACATTCACGTTCGTCAGACCACCAAGCCCTTTACTGTAAAAGGTGAACAAGGCCGCCAGGAATTTTCAGCAGGCTCTATTGTTGTACCTAAGGCCTATCAGCAATTGGAATGGCGCGATGTACAACGTCGGCTGGCCACCGCAGCAAAAGAGAAAGGTATTCAGGTAACCTCTATCGAGACCGGATTAACACCAGAAGGTGTCGACCTGGGTAGTCGCAACATTCAGCCGGTAGACGAGCCCAGCGTAATGATGCTGACCGGAGCGGGTGTTAACCTATACGAAGCTGGTGAAGCCTGGTACTACCTTGACCGCCACGTTGGTATTCCATTGTCGATGGTTGATACTGAACGTTTATCCAGCGCTGACTTAACTCGTTATAGCCATATTATTATGGTGGACGGACATTACAGCAATTTAGATAAACAACTGCGTAAGAAAATTCAAAACTGGGTAAGCCAGGGTGGCACAATAATCGGTCAGCGCGGTGGTGCTGAGTGGTTAGCAGAGAATGGTCTTCTACAAACTCGCTTTGTTGATGACGCCGTATTCCAGAACGCTTTTGCTAAAAAACAGTTAAGTTACGAAGAACGTAACGATTTTTACGCCGAGCAGCGTATTGCCGGAGCGATATTCTCAATGGATGTCGATACTTCTCATCCGTTATTCTTTGGCTTCCCGCGTGACCAAATGCCGGTGTTCAAGAATACGGCAGCCGCTATGGAAGAACCGGAGTCGCCTTTTGTTTCAGTTGCCCGCTATTCGGAGCAGCCTCTAATGAGTGGCTACACGGATGAGCGCAATCGCGAAATACTAAAAGGTAAAACCAATATTGCCGCTCATCGCTTAGGCAGCGGTCAAGTAATTGGTTTTGCTGACAACGTTAATTTCCGCGCCTATTTTTGGGGAACCGCTAAATTACTCAGTAATGCCATTTATTTAGCTCCCCGTATTCAGGTTTATGCAAAAAAACTGGACGATAAAGCGGCAGCTGATGCCACCGCTGAAGCTCATTAA
- a CDS encoding SDR family oxidoreductase, translating to MSEVQDKVVIITGASSGLGEETARMLAAKGAKLMLAARREDRLKELTESIEKDGGQAAYRVVDVTDKAAVQKLADDTKAEFGRIDVLINNAGLMPLAPLDALKVDEWDTMIDVNIKGVLYGVAAVLPVMREQHVGHIINLSSVAGQKVFAGGTVYCATKFAVKAISEGIRQESNGEIRATNISPGAVATELTDHISDKDAKEMADDLYSDAIDSAAIARAITFAIEQPQQVDVNEMIIRPTKQEM from the coding sequence ATGTCAGAAGTACAAGATAAAGTTGTCATTATTACGGGTGCAAGCAGCGGCTTAGGCGAAGAAACCGCTCGTATGCTTGCGGCAAAAGGCGCAAAACTGATGTTAGCGGCGCGCCGCGAAGATCGCCTAAAAGAATTGACTGAGTCAATTGAAAAAGACGGTGGCCAGGCAGCTTACCGTGTGGTTGACGTAACCGACAAAGCAGCCGTACAAAAACTGGCTGATGATACTAAAGCGGAATTTGGTCGTATTGACGTACTGATTAATAACGCTGGGCTCATGCCACTGGCCCCGCTCGATGCGCTGAAAGTGGATGAGTGGGACACCATGATCGATGTGAACATTAAAGGTGTTCTATATGGCGTAGCTGCTGTATTACCCGTTATGCGCGAACAGCATGTCGGTCATATCATCAACCTGTCATCGGTTGCAGGCCAGAAAGTCTTTGCCGGCGGAACGGTGTATTGCGCAACCAAGTTTGCGGTAAAAGCGATTTCTGAAGGCATTCGTCAGGAATCTAACGGTGAAATTCGCGCCACCAATATTTCACCCGGTGCTGTAGCAACAGAATTGACAGACCACATTAGTGACAAAGACGCAAAAGAAATGGCTGACGATTTATATTCAGACGCGATTGATTCGGCGGCTATTGCCCGCGCCATTACGTTTGCAATTGAGCAACCTCAGCAAGTTGACGTGAATGAAATGATCATTCGCCCAACCAAGCAAGAGATGTAA
- the selD gene encoding selenide, water dikinase SelD: protein MSQEIRLTEYSHGAGCGCKISPQVLSSILQSKLDIAPDPKLLVGNSTRDDAAAYDLGNGMVVLSTTDFFMPICDDPFDFGRIAATNAISDIYAMGGQPLMAIAIFGWPINKLPAEVAQQVIDGGRQACADAGIMLAGGHSIDAPEPIFGLAVTGQVEKQKLKQNDKAQEGDVLMLTKPLGVGILTTAQKQKKLLPEHSGIAIETMCQLNRIGNVFADIKGINAMTDVTGFGLAGHLIEMAEGADLYATIQLDKIPTLPHVHDYLNQGCVPGGSLRNFESYGQHISPVPEQQRNLLCDPQTSGGLLISVAKENVEAVYQTCREHNQSIQIIGELYRAEMQTYRVVVE, encoded by the coding sequence ATGAGTCAGGAAATTAGACTAACAGAATACAGTCACGGTGCCGGTTGTGGCTGCAAAATATCGCCGCAGGTTTTATCAAGCATTTTGCAAAGCAAACTGGATATAGCACCCGATCCTAAACTTCTGGTGGGGAACAGCACCCGTGACGACGCTGCAGCCTATGATTTAGGCAATGGTATGGTTGTATTAAGTACCACCGACTTCTTTATGCCAATTTGCGATGACCCTTTCGACTTTGGCCGCATAGCTGCAACAAACGCTATTAGCGATATTTACGCTATGGGCGGTCAGCCTTTAATGGCTATCGCTATTTTCGGCTGGCCAATTAACAAACTACCCGCGGAGGTGGCGCAGCAAGTTATTGATGGTGGTCGACAAGCTTGTGCTGACGCGGGCATTATGCTTGCAGGCGGACACAGTATTGATGCGCCAGAGCCAATTTTTGGGCTAGCAGTTACCGGTCAGGTAGAAAAACAAAAACTCAAACAAAACGATAAGGCCCAGGAAGGCGATGTCTTAATGCTGACCAAACCCTTAGGGGTTGGTATTTTAACTACGGCACAAAAACAGAAAAAACTTTTACCCGAGCATAGCGGAATTGCGATAGAGACCATGTGCCAGCTGAACCGAATTGGCAACGTCTTTGCTGATATTAAAGGCATTAACGCCATGACAGACGTGACCGGATTCGGTTTAGCCGGACATTTAATTGAAATGGCTGAAGGTGCCGACCTTTATGCAACAATACAGTTGGATAAGATCCCGACCTTGCCCCACGTACATGACTACCTCAATCAAGGCTGTGTTCCCGGAGGCAGCCTGCGCAACTTCGAGAGCTACGGTCAGCATATTAGCCCGGTACCGGAGCAACAGCGTAACCTTTTATGTGACCCACAAACTTCCGGCGGCTTACTTATCAGCGTGGCAAAAGAAAACGTTGAAGCCGTTTACCAAACCTGTCGCGAGCATAATCAGTCAATACAGATTATTGGTGAGCTTTATCGTGCTGAGATGCAAACCTACCGAGTGGTTGTTGAATAA
- a CDS encoding glutathione S-transferase N-terminal domain-containing protein, with protein MRIIIRYFFRTLRLILTPIVLLIEKLTTPKGLSRSDEAQQQVDEACKSLALYQFAACPFCVKVRKEIARLNLNIELRDAKNNEQHRQELLDGGGRVKVPCLRIEQNDKVQWMYESDDINKYLQQRFA; from the coding sequence ATGAGAATTATTATTCGTTACTTTTTTCGTACTCTACGGCTTATTTTAACGCCTATTGTTTTACTGATTGAAAAGTTGACCACGCCAAAAGGCCTGAGCCGCAGTGATGAGGCTCAGCAACAGGTAGATGAAGCCTGCAAGTCGTTGGCTCTTTATCAATTTGCTGCTTGCCCGTTTTGCGTCAAGGTACGTAAGGAAATTGCCCGCCTTAATCTGAATATAGAATTAAGAGATGCAAAAAATAATGAGCAGCACAGACAAGAGCTGTTAGACGGCGGCGGCAGAGTTAAAGTGCCGTGTCTGCGCATTGAGCAGAACGATAAAGTACAGTGGATGTATGAGTCCGACGACATTAACAAGTATTTACAACAGCGCTTTGCTTAA
- the asnC gene encoding transcriptional regulator AsnC: MKKSPENYQIDDLDRSILRTLMDEARIPYAELAKRYKVSPATIHVRVEKMKRAGIIEGTRLQVNAKRLGYDVCCFIGITLKSAGDYPAAIEKLEKLEEVIEAYYTTGQYNVFIKIMTPSINELQHTLINRIQAIDEIQSTETLISLQQPINRDIQP; encoded by the coding sequence ATGAAAAAATCACCTGAAAATTATCAAATCGATGATCTGGACCGTTCCATACTCAGAACCTTGATGGACGAGGCTCGTATTCCTTATGCTGAGCTGGCTAAACGCTATAAAGTGAGTCCGGCCACTATTCACGTGCGGGTTGAAAAAATGAAGCGCGCCGGAATTATTGAGGGCACGCGTTTACAGGTTAATGCCAAACGCTTAGGCTACGATGTCTGTTGCTTCATTGGCATTACCTTGAAAAGCGCGGGCGACTACCCGGCCGCAATTGAAAAGCTGGAAAAGCTCGAGGAAGTTATTGAGGCTTACTACACCACCGGACAGTACAATGTTTTTATTAAAATTATGACGCCGTCAATAAACGAGCTACAACACACGCTAATCAATCGAATTCAGGCTATTGATGAAATACAGTCGACGGAAACGCTCATTTCATTGCAACAGCCGATTAACAGAGACATACAGCCATGA
- a CDS encoding LLM class flavin-dependent oxidoreductase, whose translation MKYSILDLAPVTEGGSVAESLHNSADLAQHAERWGYHRFWMAEHHNMTGIASAATAVALGYVAGKTEKIRVGSGGVMLPNHAPFVVAEQFGTLDALYPGRVDIGLGRAPGTDGRTLRALRRKPDDAEQFPNDVQELLGYLEEAQESDAIKAVPGFGQKIPVWLLGSSTFGAQLAAHLGLPYAFASHFAPDYLQHALKAYRENFRPSRYLSKPYVAAAMNVFAADSENDARRMMSSMQQQFIALRRGTPGPLKAPVDDIRKAAAPHELAGANHALTYTAVGTKDSVQRHINQFIDDTGIDEVILTCHAFDHQARLRSLEIAAEALNGK comes from the coding sequence ATGAAATACTCAATTCTTGATTTAGCGCCTGTCACGGAAGGCGGGTCAGTGGCTGAATCATTGCATAACTCGGCTGATTTAGCCCAGCATGCAGAGCGGTGGGGTTACCACCGTTTCTGGATGGCTGAGCATCACAATATGACTGGAATTGCCTCGGCCGCAACCGCGGTTGCTTTAGGTTACGTCGCCGGTAAAACCGAAAAAATCCGGGTAGGTTCCGGCGGTGTTATGTTGCCGAACCATGCGCCTTTCGTAGTCGCTGAACAGTTTGGTACGTTAGATGCTTTGTACCCCGGGCGTGTCGATATTGGTCTGGGCAGAGCACCAGGAACAGACGGTCGAACTTTACGGGCGTTAAGACGTAAACCCGACGACGCCGAACAGTTTCCTAACGATGTTCAGGAGCTTTTAGGTTATCTGGAAGAAGCACAGGAAAGCGATGCGATTAAAGCGGTGCCCGGATTTGGACAGAAAATTCCGGTGTGGTTGCTCGGCTCAAGCACTTTTGGCGCTCAGCTTGCTGCGCATTTAGGTTTGCCTTATGCCTTTGCATCGCATTTTGCACCAGACTATTTGCAGCATGCATTAAAAGCGTATCGCGAAAACTTTCGTCCATCGCGTTACCTCAGCAAACCCTATGTTGCTGCGGCAATGAATGTTTTTGCTGCAGACAGCGAAAACGATGCGCGAAGAATGATGAGCTCAATGCAACAACAGTTTATTGCGTTGCGACGTGGTACACCCGGGCCTTTAAAAGCACCTGTGGATGACATAAGAAAGGCTGCTGCACCTCATGAACTGGCCGGGGCGAATCATGCATTAACTTATACGGCGGTTGGCACTAAGGATTCAGTTCAACGACATATTAATCAGTTTATTGATGATACCGGTATAGATGAAGTTATTCTTACCTGTCATGCCTTTGATCACCAGGCTCGTTTAAGGTCGCTCGAAATTGCTGCAGAAGCTTTAAACGGAAAGTGA
- a CDS encoding alpha/beta hydrolase, translated as MQVIFNHGKESGPWGTKIKVLAKTAEALGFSVTSVDYQGIDDPDQRVEKLTTYIEALTENFLLVGSSMGGYVATVAAAKTKSRGLFLMAPAFYLGGQANFDELTPACKAQIVHGWNDDIVPVENSWRYAERTRAELHLVNDDHRLIDSLPQTNALFKRFLETLLEG; from the coding sequence ATGCAGGTTATTTTTAATCACGGAAAAGAGAGCGGTCCCTGGGGCACCAAAATTAAAGTTTTAGCAAAAACCGCTGAAGCTTTAGGGTTTAGCGTAACCAGTGTCGATTATCAGGGTATTGATGATCCTGATCAGCGCGTGGAAAAACTCACGACTTATATTGAAGCACTAACGGAAAATTTCTTACTGGTTGGCTCCAGTATGGGTGGTTACGTGGCAACGGTTGCAGCAGCTAAAACAAAGAGCCGGGGGCTGTTCTTAATGGCTCCGGCCTTTTACTTAGGTGGTCAGGCAAATTTTGACGAACTAACACCGGCTTGTAAGGCTCAAATTGTTCATGGCTGGAACGACGATATTGTGCCTGTCGAAAACAGTTGGCGTTATGCGGAAAGAACCAGGGCAGAGTTACACCTGGTGAATGATGATCACCGTTTAATTGACAGCCTGCCGCAAACTAATGCACTGTTTAAACGGTTTCTTGAAACATTACTAGAAGGATAG
- the asnA gene encoding aspartate--ammonia ligase has protein sequence MKSQYMLQQQKIQFVKACFTQQLQIQLGLIEVQSPLLSELGSGVQDDLSGWEKAVAVKVKAVPDKDYEVVHSLAKWKRFTLGRYGFGAGEGIVTQMKALRPDEEALSSVHSVYVDQWDWEKVITEEQRSLEFLIQTVERIYDALRQTEQQYIEQHGGRSTLPGAIHVVHTEDLITAYPSLTTKQREREVVKQYGAVFLVGIGGELSHGYAHDVRAPDYDDWSSVNEQGSTGLNGDILVWHPALDDALELSSMGIRVDQQALKRQLAISQQEEKLQLPWHQSLLAGELPLTIGGGIGQSRVVMQILQSDHIAKVQCGVWPEPIAEAL, from the coding sequence ATGAAATCACAATACATGTTACAGCAACAGAAAATTCAGTTCGTAAAAGCCTGCTTCACTCAGCAGTTGCAGATTCAGCTTGGACTTATTGAAGTGCAGTCGCCACTACTAAGTGAATTGGGCAGTGGTGTTCAGGATGATTTGTCGGGCTGGGAAAAGGCAGTTGCAGTTAAAGTAAAAGCCGTTCCCGACAAAGATTATGAAGTAGTTCATTCGTTGGCTAAGTGGAAGCGCTTTACCCTTGGCCGTTACGGCTTTGGTGCCGGCGAGGGCATCGTTACCCAGATGAAAGCTCTGCGGCCCGACGAAGAAGCTTTGAGTTCCGTACATTCTGTTTACGTAGACCAGTGGGACTGGGAAAAAGTCATTACTGAAGAGCAGCGGTCACTGGAGTTTCTGATTCAGACAGTTGAACGTATTTATGATGCACTGCGTCAAACCGAGCAACAATATATAGAACAACACGGTGGCAGGAGCACTTTGCCGGGTGCAATCCATGTTGTGCATACCGAGGACTTGATCACTGCTTACCCAAGCCTTACCACAAAACAGCGGGAGCGCGAGGTGGTTAAACAGTATGGGGCGGTATTTCTGGTGGGTATAGGTGGTGAGTTGAGTCATGGTTATGCGCATGACGTCAGAGCGCCGGACTACGATGACTGGAGTTCGGTTAACGAGCAGGGCAGTACTGGTTTAAACGGCGATATTCTTGTCTGGCATCCGGCATTAGATGACGCGCTGGAGCTTTCGTCTATGGGAATACGTGTTGACCAGCAGGCATTAAAGCGTCAGTTGGCTATTAGTCAACAGGAAGAAAAGCTCCAGCTACCCTGGCACCAGTCCTTGTTAGCGGGTGAGTTGCCTTTAACTATTGGAGGGGGAATAGGGCAGTCACGGGTGGTGATGCAAATTTTACAAAGTGACCACATTGCTAAAGTTCAGTGCGGTGTCTGGCCGGAACCCATTGCCGAAGCTCTGTAA
- the mnmH gene encoding tRNA 2-selenouridine(34) synthase MnmH, whose product MSGQWITHSQFDELFINGTPLLDLRAPAEFKKGAFNTAVNQPLMTDNERAKVGACYKQHGQDAAIALGHELVSGKTKQQRVSGWKRFFSTHPDGLIYCFRGGLRSQIVQQWLNDEGVARPRIEGGYKALRQHLIQRTQELAADFNWIVVSGRTGCQKTEFIKNQPNSIDLEGLAHHRGSAFGRYPEPQPTQIDFENQLAVELIKLKAHGATTLFIEDEGSHIGSVSVPECLRHATQNAERYPIEASIEQRVEVIYQEYVVAAEALYPSREQFENYLLDSLTRTRKRLGDLRFRQLFGILQRALSHDSAELHKQWIEGLLVDYYDPMYDYQMKKR is encoded by the coding sequence ATGTCTGGTCAATGGATAACCCACTCACAATTTGACGAACTCTTTATTAACGGTACACCTTTGCTGGATTTAAGAGCTCCGGCGGAATTTAAAAAAGGCGCTTTTAATACCGCGGTGAATCAACCTCTAATGACAGATAACGAGCGCGCAAAAGTGGGTGCTTGTTATAAACAGCACGGCCAGGATGCCGCCATTGCGCTGGGACACGAGCTGGTCAGCGGGAAAACCAAACAACAAAGAGTTAGTGGCTGGAAACGTTTTTTCAGTACACATCCAGATGGCCTGATTTACTGTTTTCGGGGCGGTTTGCGATCACAAATAGTACAACAGTGGTTAAACGATGAAGGCGTTGCCCGACCGCGTATTGAGGGCGGTTATAAAGCACTCAGACAACACCTGATTCAGCGCACGCAAGAGCTTGCCGCCGACTTTAACTGGATTGTCGTAAGCGGCCGTACCGGCTGTCAGAAAACCGAGTTTATTAAGAATCAACCGAATTCAATTGACTTAGAAGGATTGGCGCATCACAGGGGTTCCGCATTTGGACGTTATCCGGAGCCTCAACCCACCCAAATTGACTTTGAAAATCAATTAGCCGTTGAACTGATAAAGCTTAAGGCTCATGGCGCGACCACCCTCTTTATTGAGGACGAAGGCAGTCATATTGGCTCGGTTTCCGTTCCTGAGTGCCTACGCCACGCCACTCAAAATGCTGAGCGGTACCCTATTGAGGCAAGTATAGAGCAACGTGTGGAAGTCATTTACCAGGAATATGTTGTAGCCGCCGAGGCTCTTTACCCGTCACGTGAGCAGTTTGAAAATTATCTACTCGACAGTCTAACCCGAACTCGCAAACGACTGGGCGACCTTCGCTTTCGCCAACTGTTCGGTATATTGCAACGGGCGTTAAGCCATGACAGCGCAGAACTGCATAAACAGTGGATAGAAGGCTTACTGGTTGACTACTACGACCCCATGTACGACTACCAAATGAAAAAGCGATAA